From one Nilaparvata lugens isolate BPH chromosome 2, ASM1435652v1, whole genome shotgun sequence genomic stretch:
- the LOC111046668 gene encoding RNA polymerase II transcriptional coactivator, whose amino-acid sequence MPKNKKPQSASSESDSDSGPDDRKPQPPSKKSKPAKSEGGDKGGSGSSMKKNAEGEYEWELEGTKAVKVREFKGKIYVDIREYYEKNGKLLPGKKGIALTVSQWRKLNEIAGEVDDVVSSL is encoded by the exons atgccGAAAAACAAGAAGCCCCAGTCAGCATCATCTGAATCTGATTCGGATTCAGGACCTGATGAT AGAAAACCCCAACCTCCGTCGAAAAAGTCGAAGCCAGCTAAGTCGGAGGGAGGAGATAAAGGAGGCTCTGGCTCCTCCATGAAGAAGAACGCAGAAGGTGAATATGAATGGGAGCTGGAGGGGACAAAGGCGGTCAAAGTACGCGAATTCAAAGGGAAAATCTACGTCGACATTCGCGAGTACTATGAGAAGAACGGCAAACTCCTACCTGGAAAGAAAG GAATCGCTCTAACAGTTTCACAGTggagaaaattgaatgaaatagcTGGAGAAGTGGATGATGTTGTAAGTTCATTGTAA